The following nucleotide sequence is from Deltaproteobacteria bacterium.
TGATGCAAATTGTGACCACTGTCACTTTGATTTTATTGCTTTCCCTTAGAGTGGCCTCCGCTCAGACGACCCAACTTACGGTTGGTTACAGCTCGACCGCATCCGCGGAGCTTCCAGCCTGGCTCGCTAAAGAAACCGGGATCTTTGCGAGGAACGGCCTTGACGTTCAGCTTGTCTACTTCAGAGGCGGCACCATTGCGACAATGGCATTGCTATCGCGTCAGACACCCATCAGCCAGGGCTCGGGTCAAGTGAGCGTCAACGCCGCTCTCCGCGGCGCGGATACGGTGATGATTGCCGGTGGGCTGGTCGATACCGAATGGTGGCTTTTGACTCGGCCCGATATAAAAACGGCGGAGCAGCTCAAAGGGGGCACCCTCGCGATCAGTCCTTTCGGTGGGTTAGCCGAGTCGATGACTCGCATTGCACTCAAAAGGCTCGGCCTCAATCCAGTAAAAGATGTCGCCCTCGTACAGGTAAACGGTTTGCAGGAACGCCTGTTCGCCATGGAGACGGGCAGAGTTCAAGGCGCCATGCTTCCCACCCCCTTTCGATACATTGGGCACAAACGCGGCTTTCATAACTTACTCAGCGTGTCTTTGGCGTATCAAAGCACCGGCGTCGGCACGACGCGCACTTTCATTCGCGAGCGACCTGACGTCGTGCGCCGATATGTTAAATCGCAGATCGAAGCGATGCATCGGATCAAGACCGATCGGGAAACCGCGCTGAAAGTCCTGGTAAAATATCTTGGTCCGCAGGAGAGTGATATTTTGGCCAAGAGCTACGACGAGCTCAGCTCCGACGAGAAGTTCCCGCCCAAACAATATCCGACGTTGGAGGGGATCAGAAATATTTTAGAACCGCTGGCGCAAACCGATCCCAAGGCAAAAGCCGCCAAGCCGGAGGATTTTGTCGACGTGAGTTTTGTTAAAGAATTGGACGACAGCGGGTTTATCGCGGACTTGTATAAGAACAGAAAGCGTTAGCGGCTTCGATCGCAGGGCCAAATGCTAGCGAGTGGGATGGTGAGGCCGGGAAATAGCCCAGGTCGATATTCGCTAGCGTCT
It contains:
- a CDS encoding ABC transporter substrate-binding protein, encoding MMQIVTTVTLILLLSLRVASAQTTQLTVGYSSTASAELPAWLAKETGIFARNGLDVQLVYFRGGTIATMALLSRQTPISQGSGQVSVNAALRGADTVMIAGGLVDTEWWLLTRPDIKTAEQLKGGTLAISPFGGLAESMTRIALKRLGLNPVKDVALVQVNGLQERLFAMETGRVQGAMLPTPFRYIGHKRGFHNLLSVSLAYQSTGVGTTRTFIRERPDVVRRYVKSQIEAMHRIKTDRETALKVLVKYLGPQESDILAKSYDELSSDEKFPPKQYPTLEGIRNILEPLAQTDPKAKAAKPEDFVDVSFVKELDDSGFIADLYKNRKR